Genomic DNA from Carassius gibelio isolate Cgi1373 ecotype wild population from Czech Republic chromosome B14, carGib1.2-hapl.c, whole genome shotgun sequence:
gagagagactcatacAGCTTTATGGATCCTCAGGCGTGTTGAAAGCCAACAAAAGCCCCAGTGCTGAAGAGGCCACACaagacgctcacacacacacagtatcagacacacactttccttctgtactggtatagacacacacacacacacacacacacacacatacacgcgtGTGTGAGGCGTAATGGCCCGTGATGTACCACACAGGCTGGTCTCAGCAGCACCATGTGCACCAATATTTACCCAACGACTCAAGCGGCACATGGAGAACTTTCCACACACACATGTCACTGAAAGAGATCACATGACCCTGATCCTGAGCTCTGATTGGTGCTCTGACTCGAGTCATCTGACCGCTGAATGCTACAACAaacatcagcacacacacagatacatgttacacacacacacgttacaagtgcacacacacagtgtagTGTTGTGCTCAGATTGTGTTTTATCATAAACACTAGTAGTAGTTTATTTCAGAGAACAGGTGAAATGGCTTTCAGTGCTGAATCTGTGTAGCAGGTTTGAGCCGAACACAACAGCAGGGTTAAACTAGAGCTCGCTCAATCTTTCCTCTCTGAAGAGGTCCACATGCAGTCATACTGAAACACCATTACAGTTATGTTATGTTTTCAGGAAGCACAGATTCACTTGAATCGTTACGTTGATGCATACAACAATGATGAGAAAATTGAATAACATTCTGTCAGTTTAATACGAGCGAGAGATCTGTGCTGAAACGGCTTTATTCTGATCCTCAGAtcgatgatgtgtgtgtgttatgagtgtgtgtgatagATGGGGGGGTTTAATCAGAGAATGTATGATTCTGACCTGTGACCTCTGAGCGCCTCTGCtgacccctgtgtgtgtgtgtgcgtgtgtgtgcgcagaGCTGTGCTGgagctgtttgtgtgtttcttcAGGATGCCGTTCATGGGTTTAAGAGCTTGTAAATGATCCGCTGCTCTTCTGATCATGAGCAGACTCAAACCTCTTTCTTTCGTCTAGGAtgctgtgtctgtctctctctcagtcttttgGGAATCGTCTGCAGAGAAAGTgagcactgtttttctttcttctcttttttgttttggttgttaagcttgtgtgtgtgtgtgtgtgtgtgtgtgtgtgtagacctaCATGTTCCCATGAAGATGAAGAGTTGAGGGCAGACCTCACAAATATAGATTCATTTTTATAgcggtctcacacacacacacacacacacacacacacacacgcacacacgcacacacgcacacacagtaaTGATGATTCTATttaaattctaaaatgtaatgattatttactgttgtacaataaaaataaatactgtacagtGATCAATTACTTTAATCAAAGGTGGTACAACAATAACCAGGATGTAGACTGTATTCAAACATGGACGTAATGTCTGTGATGTCACCCACAGGTTTCAGAAGAGAgattttgaaaccaaaagtgggcGGAGCGTCACCGCACATCACTCTGGGGTGACCAAAAATGGgtaaaaaggcgggagctggtgctgaagccacgcccacctagcgtgAAGGCAGTGTCAACAGCGGAaaaccacctgtcactcaagtggccactcccttaattatgcagaactttaagtcttaatataatttaaacggatgagttataaataaattcaccctcctcacagttgtcatgaagggcaaaattagcaatatagaccaaaatctttttttgcaccaggctgtaaacgtttttttctgctgtaaagttgggcattttaacatgaggAGTGTATGGGAGTGACCCCCTTCTGCaccagcctcaagcggccggtCGATGAAATACAGCTTTAGTCACTTCTGTgtgggcttcacgagagagagagagagaggctgacgCATGGTCTGtacgtctgtgagtgtgtgtgtgtgtgtgtgtgtgtgtgtgcatctgtgcgtgtgtgtgcatctgtgcgtgtgtgtgtgtgagtgtgtgtgtactcactctTGTTCCCGATCAGTGATATCGCCGGCTGTGTGTCAGACTCTTCGTTGGCTTTTCTCACCATGTTCAGCCAATCTTCAAGATTCTCAAAGCTCTGAGAATTAGTGATGTCATAGACCAGGAGCACgccctgcgcacacacacacacacacacacacacacacattaacatcaTCACCTGGGTTTCATCACAAGACATTTAGCAgaattacacaaacacacacacacaccttcccaACAGCAGCAAATGTGTGTGAGCAGCAGGTGGCGCTAGaacctgaatgtgtgtgtgtgtgcctgtgtttgTTGTTACctgctctctgtctgtgtgtgtgtgtgtgtgtgtgtgtgtgtttgtgtgagtgtctTTGTTTGTTGTTACctgctctctgtctgtgtgtgtgtgtgtgtgtgtgagtgtgtgtgtgagtgagtgtgtgtgagtgagtgtgtgtcaccTGTGCTCCGTAGATGTACTTGTCGAGCATCTTTCCTCCAATCGTCTGTCCTCCGATGTCCCACACCTGCAGCGTCACGTTCAGGTTTCCTTCGACACGAGTGAAACAGGATTAAAGCtgaactcatcatcatcatcatcatcatcatcatcagtgctgAACTAATCCTGCTCTGAACACCATCTTCTCTTTAACATCCCGGTCACGACTCCAAGAGGAAGTTTAAATCTTACAGTTAAACACTATATAAAACAATCAAAGTGTCAGTAACACTTTAaagttcaaatgaattcttagctatgcatattactaatcaaaaatgaagttttgatatatttacagtaggagatttactaaataccttcatgaacatgatctttacttaatatcctaataaaagagaaatgtataattttgagtTTTTGTGTATCCTGTGCTGCTGTGTGATCATAtagaatgtaatataataatatatgacgATGATAGATGATGAAACTGTAAACAGAATAGTTTCTGTCCAGTCACTGAAGCTCCGAGCGTTCCAGTCAGTAGAGTCAGACTATACAGTCATGTGTAGATACTGCTCTTCACGCGCTTCTGTAAAGATCGGTTCTTTATTTATTCTACAGTTCAGTCTTGACGGTAAGAGACGAGCTGCTTCTGAATGTGCTGACGCTCAGAACACATCCAGAACATCACAAGATCAAACACAGACTGCTTTGGATTGGGCACTTATTATTATAGAAAGTAAattctgcttgtgtgtgtgtgtgtggggtgtgtgtgtgtgtgtgtgtgtctaacctGGCAGGGTGATTCTCTTGAGGAAGAAGTCCAGTCCTATTGTTTGTTTATACTGTTTCCCAAAAGCCTCTTGTGCAAATCGGATGGCCAGagaagtctgaaaacacacacacacacacacacattagaacAGTTTAAATCGAATGACATTGTTCTAAGCTCCGCCTCCCCTCTGGTTATAAAGGGAGGGGAGTGGCTAAAGGATGAGAACATCTTTGATTGACAGGTGTTTCACACAGAGTGCCACAGCCAATCAGATCGTGTCTGTGTGCTGTGAGAGACGCCCAGATTcccatcaccacacacacacacacacacacacactgtggtcaGGTTGGTGTGCTGATGATGGCTGTAAGTTTAACAGACAGCACTCTTCACAGTGAGACCAGCAGCAGATTCACTCACTACCCACAGACTTCAGCTTGTCATCTTAAGATTTCATTCAGTGCAACCCAACACAGTTAAACAATAAGAAATAACAGCATATTAATCTAACCACTGTATAAAGTCAGGTTCATAATTCTAGTCTGATTTTGTCATCATATTAGAGTTGAAGGTTTGTCCAGAGAGGATTGTGGAGTCCTCTTTTTACCAGAAACCAAACACATTTCACCATGTTTTTAGGAGTAAACTGTAGTAGAAATCCTTGTGAAAGATATAAGAAAACACCTCCAGAATACAGAGAGGAGTAACACTGAGAAGTTTGGTGTTTGTAAGAGAATAAACTCTGTAAAGATTGAGATCTACAGACACAAACAGAGTAGCATACAGTGTGGTATTTCATTAGGCTATAATAACATGTCTGATTCGTGTTTATTGGTGTATATATCCATTAATGTGAAGGCTATTTGCATGTAATCCTCCGTGTGTTCATTAAGTGAGTGTGTTGTGCAGCAGGACTGAATCTGATCTGCTGATGATTGTGATCAGATGATAGAGTTCTCCTGGATCTGTACCTTCCCGGATGCTCCGTCTCCCAGCAGCACGATCTTCAGCTGCCGCTCCTGGATCTCCTCCTCAGAGTCCGACATCCCTCGCAGATCACGACACACACACGCGGTCACGAACCGAACTCACGCCGTTAATCACGGAGAAGCGGAGATTTAAGAGCAGGGCGATGATAATCTGATCACGATCCGCTCGCCGCCATCTTTCCTCGGAGCGAACCAACACACCTTCATCAGCGCCACCGCGAGCCGAGCTCCAACACGAGGTTCAACCGCTGTGTGACGTCACCGTGTCACAAATATCCAGCTAAACTCAGCAGTTATCAGTTTACTGTTTAATTCTGGAGCGAGCGCGATTTACTGTGTTTGTGTGAACAGCGCACCCTCGATGCGCAGGAGTGGACTCGTCCTCCGTGACGCTTCCCTGTCGCCATGGACACagagagcgcgcgcgcgcgcgagGGAGATGGGCGGGGGGTTAAACAAagcatattttaacattaaatcaaAGATTTACAACAACATTGttgttttatcaattaaaataaaattaaaactccATCATCAATAACacataaaacttaaataataccccaaataaataaaaaacacattcataaacacacacacacacacacacacacacatttattatacatgtataatataataattattttattctgttcgTGCAATAATCAATGCTTTGACAATACTGTGCAAGTCAAGGCAATAAAGCtcacttgaattgaattgaaacgAGAGATGATATTTGTTCTATTTTTAAAAGCATAGCCTTCatgcatgtattatttatttatttatttatttatttcatttctgttGTAGAATTAATGTAAATATGATTTGTCATGACAACAAATCACACATTACATAGACATGATAAAAAGTATACTGTActgccaaaatatcaaaaattaaAACAGTTTAGAACAATGGAAATATGATTTGAACAAGATTTTGTGAAAGCATTGATGTGTGTGAAGAAAGTCACAAACATCTCTTGATGAAACAATAAAAACGGCAGACCCAAACAAAACCACTAAACTGGCTAATTACTTTAACCAAACTAAAGAGAGACTAATTCTCTCTAGATGAGATGAAGTGACCAGGATcttggaaaacaaaaacaagccaaCGCAGAAAGAGTGAGGATTCACTGGAGAGATCCTGAATGatgtttttttagaaaaaaatttttttcaatgCAAAGTATTATATATCCATCAAATATGTTGGTGATACTAAACTCGTTGTCATGCCAAACAATATTTGAGCAGTAAAAGGGTTAAAATATAGAATATGTTAGAGAAGATGAATATGTGATCTGATCTCATGAATCAATCAATAGACTTATGGATATATTGAATAAAACTATACTATATTTGATGTGAATGTTATTACTGAGAATGTACTATGTGATATATCTGCAACTTTGATTATGAGGATATTGGAGCCTTTTATTCACTAGAGCAAAAAATATAATGCAACTTAATTATAATAAACTGGGAAGATCACAAAGtatctttactttactttatttatCTTAACTTAAAAGTCAGGAATCAAATGATAAAACCACGGTGCATTGATATTTATACTGCGAGTAAAACCATGTACAAACACTTGCtacttttaaacattattattaataataataataataataatatagcactATAgcactgtactttattttacgattttaatttattataaaaaaaaacactttgcatCTGTATTATATGATCTTGGTCTTAATAAAGCACTGTTTTGGGTGTGTCTGGTGTCATATGAtgagggaaacacacacacacacacacacacacacacacacacagttcctcCTTACAGAAAGCAAATCAACAAATATCACCAGGATATCTCTTTAGATCTAACTTCATTTGACTGCATTTACACAATCACTTgttaaagtgaaaataaatggCTCAACACATTTGTCTGAGTCTAAATGTTAAAGATTTCTCCACCCCAGAGATCAAATCTGTATTATCTGAGTGTGAATCTGGCTAAAAACCTACAGACCTGAGCTCTgataacacacaaaaacacactccgCTGTACTCTCAGAGATCTCAGACCCTCCACAGACTCCAGATCACTCCAGAGTCCCGTCTCTCAAGCTTTCATTCATCAACACATCATCTGAGAACATTTCCAAGGTGAGATTTCAATTTGCTGTGCGCAGTCAGAATGAGAAAAACCAACAGCAAGAATAGATCTGCTCTGAAAGTTTTCATAAAGTCATGGAGAGGTTTGACCTAATGCAGCTCCCGGGATCTCTAGACTGAAATAAATcatcagacagacacagagagacggTGAGATCACCACTGGACCGTTACGAACTCTAGAAACATCCCTCACTATTATAACAGTATTATAACAGTATTATAACAGTACCATAACAGCATTATAACACTATTATATCAGTataaatgatcaagattctcgGATCACTATTCCAATTTATTCAATAAACATTTGCTTGCTTTAAGAGTTTATCTGAGATAATGCACACAAAATATACACTATGCATTtggattattgcaatttaaattatagctattaaagagaaaaaatatatttgcaaacTGTGCACTGACTTAGGCCTACCCTAAGACATAAACTgcaataagataaataaaaatgtgttttatactaAATATAGGAacataaaagtttcataaaaaaaaaaaaaaaaactaaatattcctGAATCTGTAATGTTAACACACACGAGAGATTTGAGTTAAAAAAATGAGTTCAGATTAGGCGTCTAAACTGCGCAACAGCTGAAGAAACGCTTTTAGTGagctattgtttttatttttatttatgtagctGAGCATTAACATGCCATTTTGTTTCATcaaatttataattacacttatatttatcacaaatgtacacaaacacagagagagagagagagaccggaaCAGAGAAAAATCTCTACatacaatgataaaaataatgaattgttattattattattgacccaAGTGTGTTAGCCTACAGTAGCctatttataattattacaagGCATAACTGACGAAACAATagtaatagttataataataataataataataataataataataataataataataataataataataataaaagagtcTTAATGTGAGTTGCCtgatgtgaatttttatttttatttaaaagcaagGAAATGTTTTCGGGGCGCTCTTAAATATTCCATTTATTGCAGAAACATCCCAAAAGTCAAGTTGGAGTGTAATTGGACATGATAATTAGACAAGATAATTAGAGTGATGCTGTGACATGTTAACTGCTGGAGGCGCGAGGTTAAACACGCACGCACCTGTAAAGCATTTCCACGCGCGAGACATCTGCTTCACATCACACTCTTCATCTGCGGGATTACCGACGATCCGATGACCGGAGAACCGAGCAGCTGCAGAGAGATCCACCGAGAAACCGCTGCAGGGCCCGAGCACGTGAAGAGAAAACAGAGGTTAATTCAATTAGGAGATAAATGAACGCCTCGCAGGTGGACCGCGAGAGCCAAGTGTCTGAAATGCccattttctttcattaaacGTGAAACTTGATCTAGAACAACAACTGGCTCATGTCTGTGCGCGGGAAATGATTGCCCTGATTACGCGCCATTATGTGTGACAGGCGCGCTCTATTAGCGTGTATAAAGAAATGGTCTTTGACGTCCgaaatttgaccaaaaatatacaGGCATTCACGGAATAGTAAAAAAGTAGGCTACTTATGAACTGGGAAATTGCGAGGCCTCGTTAAAATTGCAAGTCCTGTCAAAATATGAACTAGCCTATAGTAGACTAGATGACAAATGACACGCGGGAAACACAACAGAGCGATCATTACACGACGACATCTAATAACTACGACAAAACTCCTTGCCCTCTTCAGAATAAAAACTTCAATTCGAATCAGCTAGAGTTTGACATCATGACGTCACCGACAAGCGTCCATAAAAGGCTTTTCCATTTCTAAATACACTGGTTGTTTGTAAACAAATGAATCGATATAAAAAGCTTGTAATGAAACATTAATCTCCAGAAACATGAACTGAACCATTGGAgctttgttatgtgtgtgtgtgtgtgtgtgtgtgtgtgtgtgtgtgtgtgatcatttcAATGCCAGTAGAATCTGGAGTGGCAAAATGAAGCTCCATCTGCGAATGATTTCTAGATCAGCTCCAGCGAGTCCCGTTTGAGCTTGAGACTAAagctgctctctctttctctttctctcttttttcttggTCATTACACACATTTTCCCGGAAAGTTGAACCGGACTCGCTGCATTTATGCTGAAGAATGTAAAGACTCGTGCCCGTCTTTGCACATGCACGCGCTCGCTGAGAAATTACCTCAAAATATCGACCATCAATTTAAACACGTTAACCCGAATCAGAGACACgcttttaaaggaaaatgctcgTATTGAGAatggttttgtgtttttaactccGCATGGGCCTCAGAACAACCTCTCAAATTGACATAAACGGACTCAAAACC
This window encodes:
- the rab28 gene encoding ras-related protein Rab-28 isoform X2 — its product is MSDSEEEIQERQLKIVLLGDGASGKTSLAIRFAQEAFGKQYKQTIGLDFFLKRITLPGNLNVTLQVWDIGGQTIGGKMLDKYIYGAQGVLLVYDITNSQSFENLEDWLNMVRKANEESDTQPAISLIGNKIDLEHMRTVKMEKHQRFCQENGLVSQFVSAKTGDSVFLCFQRLAAEILGIKLNKAEMEQSQRIVKAELVDYPQDEGPIRQETNQSKICSVQ
- the rab28 gene encoding ras-related protein Rab-28 isoform X1, translating into MSDSEEEIQERQLKIVLLGDGASGKTSLAIRFAQEAFGKQYKQTIGLDFFLKRITLPGNLNVTLQVWDIGGQTIGGKMLDKYIYGAQGVLLVYDITNSQSFENLEDWLNMVRKANEESDTQPAISLIGNKIDLEHMRTVKMEKHQRFCQENGLVSQFVSAKTGDSVFLCFQRLAAEILGIKLNKAEMEQSQHVVKADIVNYSQESVARTVNPPRSSMCIIQ